One genomic region from Candidatus Zixiibacteriota bacterium encodes:
- a CDS encoding S24 family peptidase, which yields MTNTDPNQPSEKQSDLSSVIAFHAGTDWSSRMHLDLNAHLVEHPSATFFLRVKGNSPDHGAILDDDILIVDRALTPNSDSIIIAVIDGALVIAPYQSLAQGEKHGKSGKQFDGVLANAESAVWGVVTYVIHKI from the coding sequence ATGACAAACACGGATCCTAATCAACCTTCGGAAAAACAGAGCGACCTCTCAAGTGTCATTGCTTTTCATGCTGGCACGGACTGGAGTTCGCGGATGCATCTCGACCTGAATGCCCATTTGGTCGAGCATCCGAGCGCCACTTTTTTCCTGCGAGTTAAGGGAAACTCACCGGATCACGGCGCTATTCTCGATGATGATATTCTGATTGTCGATCGCGCGCTTACGCCTAATTCGGACAGTATCATTATTGCGGTAATTGACGGAGCTTTGGTAATTGCCCCATACCAGTCACTGGCCCAGGGCGAGAAACACGGTAAGTCGGGCAAGCAGTTTGACGGTGTTTTGGCGAACGCGGAATCCGCAGTGTGGGGAGTGGTCACCTATGTCATTCATAAAATCTGA